From a region of the uncultured Desulfatiglans sp. genome:
- a CDS encoding YcaO-like protein, with protein MPYTISLKDAYKHFTLDQDKVLTPEETVARFKRKLASLDLDILAETVRIDNGRIGIPVYFSVCGQDAEAVTGTRKQMGKGGTPAQAEASAVMELAERFSFFSFCRDEAHFVVDCWENLKERAVPLAMIARSVHDTSEDVDKALEIFARLSLRWTWGYNLTRKEAVLIPFDWFFAINEFNGPSAGNCVEEALLQGLCEVVERHVSSLVSRGRLRVPAIDLDTARDPLVREMLAKYRAAGIELVASDFSLDTGIPTVGVLAYDPATFPRRSEIVWTAGTTPDPEKALSRALTEVAQLGGDFDTGSNYVASGLPKFGTLDEAAFIRKPGVAVGLGDLPNLSDANIRVEVENCVDALAGRGMEVLVIDVTHPRLGVPAFYTIIPGAHFRERAAGTSVGMFTAKIMAEKGDPFRVLEGLDRMEKALPGRYYIHFYKGMAYLESGRHSEALEAFERASSLDPKEEDIPTILVYAAVCLKELGRYSESIAAARRAEGYDPERTDVFNLMGFCHFKLQEHEKAIACFERSIELDPSSAIDYANIASNYRDMGDRERAIHYYRLALEIDPGIGFARENLDRLTRGKTGGGSVPNGHGG; from the coding sequence ATGCCCTACACGATAAGTTTAAAGGATGCCTACAAGCATTTCACGCTGGACCAGGACAAGGTCCTGACACCGGAAGAAACCGTAGCCCGTTTCAAACGCAAGCTTGCCTCTCTCGATCTGGACATCCTGGCCGAAACGGTCCGGATCGATAACGGCCGCATCGGGATACCGGTTTACTTCAGCGTCTGCGGCCAGGATGCCGAGGCGGTGACCGGCACGCGCAAACAGATGGGCAAGGGCGGAACACCTGCGCAGGCAGAGGCGAGCGCTGTGATGGAACTGGCCGAGCGTTTCAGCTTCTTCAGTTTCTGCCGGGACGAGGCCCATTTTGTGGTGGATTGCTGGGAGAATCTGAAAGAACGCGCCGTCCCGCTCGCGATGATCGCCCGCTCCGTGCACGACACCTCGGAGGATGTGGACAAGGCCCTGGAGATCTTCGCGCGGCTCTCTCTCAGGTGGACGTGGGGGTACAATCTCACGCGGAAAGAAGCGGTGCTGATCCCCTTCGACTGGTTTTTCGCGATCAACGAGTTCAACGGACCTTCTGCGGGCAACTGTGTCGAAGAGGCCCTGCTCCAGGGTTTGTGCGAGGTGGTCGAGCGGCATGTCTCGAGCCTCGTGAGCAGAGGAAGGCTCAGGGTTCCGGCGATCGACCTCGATACGGCGCGAGATCCGCTGGTGAGAGAAATGCTTGCGAAATACCGTGCCGCCGGGATCGAACTGGTTGCGTCCGATTTTTCCCTAGATACGGGTATCCCGACGGTGGGGGTCCTGGCGTATGACCCGGCGACCTTCCCCCGCAGGAGTGAAATCGTCTGGACGGCGGGAACCACCCCCGACCCGGAAAAGGCCCTCAGCCGGGCTCTGACGGAGGTGGCACAGCTCGGCGGGGATTTCGACACCGGCTCGAACTATGTCGCGAGCGGGTTGCCGAAGTTCGGGACGCTCGATGAGGCGGCCTTCATCCGCAAGCCAGGGGTAGCGGTCGGACTGGGTGATTTGCCGAATCTTTCGGACGCCAATATTCGTGTGGAGGTCGAAAACTGCGTGGACGCCCTGGCCGGCAGGGGGATGGAGGTGCTCGTGATCGATGTCACCCATCCCCGGCTGGGTGTGCCCGCTTTCTATACGATCATCCCGGGCGCCCACTTCAGGGAGCGTGCGGCGGGGACCAGTGTCGGGATGTTTACGGCCAAAATCATGGCCGAAAAGGGAGATCCGTTCCGGGTCCTGGAGGGGCTCGATCGAATGGAGAAGGCGCTTCCCGGTCGATATTACATCCACTTTTACAAGGGCATGGCGTACCTCGAATCCGGTCGTCATTCCGAGGCCCTCGAGGCCTTCGAGCGGGCATCGAGCCTGGATCCCAAGGAGGAGGATATTCCCACCATCCTGGTATATGCGGCGGTATGTCTCAAGGAACTGGGCCGGTACAGCGAGTCGATCGCGGCCGCCCGGCGAGCGGAAGGGTATGATCCCGAAAGGACGGATGTGTTCAACCTGATGGGATTTTGCCATTTCAAGCTTCAGGAGCACGAAAAGGCTATTGCGTGTTTCGAGCGGTCTATCGAGCTGGATCCGTCCTCGGCGATCGACTATGCGAATATCGCATCCAATTACCGCGATATGGGAGATCGGGAACGGGCCATCCATTATTATCGGCTTGCATTGGAGATCGATCCGGGAATAGGATTCGCTAGAGAGAACCTCGATCGACTGACAAGGGGAAAGACCGGCGGAGGCAGCGTTCCAAACGGCCACGGAGGGTGA
- a CDS encoding hypothetical protein (Evidence 5 : Unknown function), which translates to MRPLSDAVSLLLMIDVQDVQGSGESDGVSFPVVIAYRLFNGMVYRIHPGASCVDEKGCPLRVAFAWEPQEKDEPDDEAAAPAAETASEGDAPGEAPSARAASEAARLEGRMFLVTEWQPRHFVLQVEDLLVALDEEPDSGHGQDPGRR; encoded by the coding sequence GTGCGGCCTTTGAGCGACGCGGTCTCTTTGTTGCTGATGATCGACGTCCAGGACGTTCAGGGGAGCGGGGAATCCGACGGGGTCAGCTTCCCCGTGGTGATAGCCTACCGGCTGTTCAACGGGATGGTGTATCGGATTCACCCGGGCGCGTCGTGTGTGGATGAGAAGGGCTGCCCTTTGCGGGTCGCGTTTGCCTGGGAGCCGCAGGAAAAGGATGAGCCGGACGACGAAGCCGCTGCGCCCGCAGCTGAAACGGCGTCCGAAGGGGACGCTCCGGGGGAGGCCCCTTCCGCCAGGGCTGCCTCGGAGGCTGCCAGGCTGGAGGGGAGGATGTTTCTTGTCACGGAATGGCAGCCCCGACATTTTGTCTTGCAGGTGGAAGATCTGCTGGTAGCGCTCGATGAAGAGCCGGACTCCGGACATGGACAAGATCCCGGCCGAAGATAA
- a CDS encoding conserved hypothetical protein (Evidence 4 : Unknown function but conserved in other organisms), translated as MDKIPAEDKFSALLDALKRLDSLVVAFSGGVDSTLLLAAGKAALGKDRVLAATAASSIRSSGETVYAAEMAGRLGMPQRVFDPREMDLKAFRVNDRDRCYHCKRLLFKRIREIAEEAGLAHVAHGANRDDLSDFRPGFRAAEEEGILSPLMTAGFGKAEIRALAGRMGLPNWRRPAMACLATRIPYGEPLTERGLRQVEQAEAYLDDRGFSGIRVRSSVGVARIEAAPEDLHRFLDPGLRAGLVEHFRSLGFTHISIDLEGYLPGKVNRPVD; from the coding sequence ATGGACAAGATCCCGGCCGAAGATAAATTCTCGGCCCTGCTGGACGCCCTGAAACGGCTGGATTCTCTTGTTGTCGCCTTTTCCGGGGGGGTGGACAGCACTCTGCTCCTGGCTGCCGGTAAGGCCGCCCTTGGAAAGGACCGGGTGCTGGCTGCCACGGCTGCATCCTCCATTCGTTCAAGCGGAGAAACAGTCTATGCGGCGGAGATGGCGGGCCGCCTGGGGATGCCGCAACGGGTTTTCGATCCTCGGGAAATGGATCTGAAGGCCTTCAGGGTCAATGATCGCGACCGGTGTTATCACTGTAAGCGTCTTCTTTTCAAACGGATTCGAGAGATCGCCGAAGAAGCCGGCCTTGCCCACGTGGCCCACGGGGCGAACCGGGACGACCTGTCGGACTTCCGTCCCGGATTTCGAGCTGCGGAGGAGGAGGGAATCCTTTCGCCCCTGATGACGGCAGGGTTCGGGAAGGCGGAAATCCGTGCGTTGGCGGGCCGTATGGGCCTTCCGAATTGGCGGAGACCCGCCATGGCCTGTCTGGCCACCCGGATTCCCTATGGGGAGCCCCTGACGGAACGCGGCTTGAGACAGGTGGAGCAGGCGGAGGCCTATCTGGATGATCGGGGCTTTTCAGGGATCCGTGTCAGAAGCAGCGTGGGGGTCGCCCGGATCGAAGCGGCGCCGGAGGATCTGCACCGGTTCCTGGATCCGGGCCTCCGTGCAGGGCTGGTGGAGCACTTCCGGTCGCTCGGGTTCACCCACATCTCGATCGATCTCGAAGGGTACCTGCCCGGGAAGGTGAATCGGCCGGTCGACTGA